A single Oncorhynchus tshawytscha isolate Ot180627B linkage group LG01, Otsh_v2.0, whole genome shotgun sequence DNA region contains:
- the LOC112228160 gene encoding zinc finger and SCAN domain-containing protein 21 yields the protein MFKIQLLRVFLNERLTAAAEEIFGVVEKTIAEYQEEVVRLQRLLDIVLQPEPDITLKLHRADLQQRTLSVSEEEVPSEQQQCEQEWSPSLGQEDTEPIQIKEEEEELRTTQEEEQIHGFETDTKDSIFTAGCVKNDCDEDPTHPSRLYQAQKEGNGKRDPTTEQITTQPDGEDYIDSEPISVSQPLSAVNPDAAQSENIESVGGMETGGTLSGFKPVISKRSEMAKGQRSRINTKGKTSTQFSLLKSPSQSHATSYCCSCPVCGTCFNQNEDLKRHMRSHTGENPYYCHDCGKTFIRSGHLKIHMRIHTGEKPFNCRHCGQGFNQNGNLKRHMRIHTGEKPYHCHFCGKGFCNSSNLKKHIRIHTGAGFGSIPI from the exons ATGTTTAAAATACAGTTGTTGAGGGTTTTTCTCAACGAGAGATTAACAGCTGCTGCTGAAGAGATATTCGGGGTCGTTGAAAAAACGATAGCAGAGTATCAGGAGGAAGTTGTCCGTCTACAGAGGCTGCTCGACATTGTTCTTCAACCTGAGCCTGATATAACGTTAAAGCTACACAGAGCAG ACCTCCAACAGCgtactctctctgtatctgaaGAGGAGGTTCCctctgagcagcagcagtgtgagcaggagtggagccccagtctgggACAGGAGGACACAGAGCCCATACAGattaaagaggaagaggaggaactcAGGACCACTCAGGAGGAAGAGCAGATTCATGGGTTTGAGACTGATACTAAAGACTCCATATTCACTGCTGGCTGTGTGAAAAATGACTGTGATGAGGACCCAACTCATCCCTCACGTCTCTATCAAGCCCAAAAGGAAGGAAATGGCAAGAGAGACCCTACAACTGAACAGATCACAACACAACCTGATGGAGAGGACTACATAGATTCAGAACCAATCAGTGTCTCCCAGCCCCTCTCTGCAGTAAATCCAGATGCAGCTCAAAGTGAAAACATTGAAAGTGTAGGTGGTATGGAGACTGGAGGAACTCTGTCAGGTTTTAAGCCAGTCATATCAAAGAGATCAGAGATGGCAAAAGGACAAAGGTCCCGTATCAATACTAAGGGTAAGACATCGACACAATTCTCCCTCCTGAAATCACCCAGTCAAAGTCATGCTACTTCCTATTGTTGTTCCTGCCCTGTTTGTGGTACATGCTTCAACCAGAATGAAGATCTGAAAAGACACATGAGGAGCCACACAGGAGAGAATCCATATTATTGTCATGATTGTGGCAAAACATTCATTCGGAGTGGACATCTAAAAATACATATGCGgattcacacaggggagaaacctttTAATTGTCGTCATTGTGGCCAAGGATTCAACCAGAATGGAAATCTAAAAAGACACATGaggattcacacaggagagaaaccttatcaCTGTCATTTTTGTGGCAAAGGATTCTGCAACAGCAGTAATCTGAAAAAACACATACGGATTCACACAGGTGCAGGGTTTGGGTCAATTCCAATTTAG